The Candidatus Korarchaeota archaeon NZ13-K genome has a window encoding:
- a CDS encoding CPBP family intramembrane metalloprotease translates to MRGDADEGRGERAPEDLSDAESIFYFMITILVTLIIPEIHLRAVSSLVIVLVMLRLRGIHPRLGTVEGSVISPILALTMTIPFASIAEVNYHGTEIVEIASMIPYHLSVAVWEECLYRGFILRRSPPLLILSSSIFSILHAKNPGFGFLPSIGLLSAGIFLCLIRIGWGLIPSVLFHLSWNLSLEHLWGFPTSGLRGPSIFSSELRGPSFMTGGDFGPEGSVLAVVEFALASAILLLKARRAGGKFYKALINAAPWNHGARGRQGEDPERAEVHN, encoded by the coding sequence ATGCGAGGGGACGCGGACGAGGGAAGGGGTGAGAGAGCCCCTGAAGACCTGAGCGATGCTGAGTCCATTTTTTATTTCATGATAACAATATTGGTCACTTTGATCATTCCGGAGATCCACCTTAGGGCAGTTTCATCCCTGGTCATCGTTCTGGTCATGCTGAGGCTCAGGGGGATCCATCCTCGGCTCGGCACCGTCGAGGGATCCGTCATCTCCCCTATTCTGGCCCTCACGATGACAATCCCTTTCGCATCGATCGCAGAGGTCAACTACCATGGGACCGAGATAGTTGAGATAGCGTCCATGATCCCCTATCACCTCTCCGTTGCCGTTTGGGAGGAGTGCCTTTACAGGGGATTCATCCTCAGGCGATCACCTCCCTTGCTCATCCTCTCCTCCTCCATTTTCTCCATCCTTCATGCTAAAAATCCCGGGTTCGGCTTTCTCCCCTCCATCGGGCTCCTCTCCGCGGGGATCTTCCTCTGCCTCATCAGGATCGGATGGGGGCTCATTCCATCCGTACTCTTCCACCTCTCCTGGAATCTGAGCTTGGAGCACCTCTGGGGCTTCCCGACCAGCGGCTTGAGGGGACCCAGCATCTTCTCGTCGGAGTTGAGGGGACCCAGCTTCATGACCGGCGGGGACTTCGGGCCTGAGGGATCCGTCCTGGCCGTGGTGGAGTTCGCTTTGGCCTCGGCCATCCTCCTGCTGAAGGCCCGGAGGGCCGGAGGGAAGTTTTATAAGGCGCTGATCAATGCCGCCCCGTGGAATCATGGAGCCCGAGGTCGTCAAGGCGAAGATCCTGAGCGTGCTGAAGTTCATAACTGA
- a CDS encoding metal-sulfur cluster assembly factor: protein MPPRGIMEPEVVKAKILSVLKFITDPEIPINIVDLGLIREMRIEDGKVHIKMVMTAPGCPYSMMLARHVEDSVKQAVPEVEEVSVEVVNYPPWTPMDMTEEGRELFKRNYGYDILESFIQRYGSVENYYKLVREYLGEEE from the coding sequence ATGCCGCCCCGTGGAATCATGGAGCCCGAGGTCGTCAAGGCGAAGATCCTGAGCGTGCTGAAGTTCATAACTGACCCCGAGATCCCGATAAATATAGTTGATCTGGGCCTGATAAGGGAGATGAGGATTGAGGACGGGAAGGTACACATAAAGATGGTCATGACAGCCCCAGGATGCCCTTACTCCATGATGCTGGCTCGTCACGTTGAGGACAGCGTGAAGCAGGCCGTACCAGAGGTGGAGGAGGTGAGCGTGGAGGTCGTCAACTATCCGCCTTGGACGCCCATGGACATGACGGAGGAGGGAAGGGAGCTTTTCAAGAGGAACTACGGTTACGACATACTGGAAAGCTTCATCCAGAGATATGGGAGCGTGGAGAATTACTACAAGCTTGTCCGCGAGTACCTCGGAGAGGAGGAGTAG
- a CDS encoding TlpA family protein disulfide reductase — translation MRAILILSALLILLSVIPSSALPSVGSEAPVLRVVSYDGKALSKTSLKGSVVVLMFVAEWCPHCREELPALSDAWKRYGLEREGIVGVVMMVSSGESRALEFFKSVNPPSNWKLVLEGDDTARDFGVASVPTTVVIDRNWTVAGIFVGAQPVDRVLEPAVRLSSQAATTSNLTGTTASTAREADLTSLLVLSAAMIVLVVLVGLYYYARGRGRGKG, via the coding sequence TTGAGGGCTATCCTGATCCTCTCTGCGCTGTTGATCCTGCTCTCGGTGATCCCATCCTCCGCGCTCCCCAGCGTCGGGAGCGAGGCACCTGTCCTAAGGGTCGTGAGCTACGATGGTAAGGCCCTATCGAAGACATCGCTCAAGGGAAGCGTCGTGGTCCTCATGTTCGTGGCCGAGTGGTGCCCTCACTGCAGGGAGGAGCTCCCGGCCCTCTCCGATGCCTGGAAGCGTTACGGCCTTGAGAGGGAGGGTATAGTCGGCGTTGTGATGATGGTCTCGAGCGGTGAGTCCAGAGCCTTGGAGTTCTTCAAGTCGGTGAACCCTCCCTCGAACTGGAAGCTGGTCCTTGAGGGCGATGACACGGCCAGGGACTTCGGCGTGGCAAGCGTGCCGACCACAGTTGTGATAGACAGGAACTGGACCGTGGCAGGTATCTTCGTCGGAGCTCAGCCCGTGGACAGGGTGCTGGAACCGGCGGTCAGGCTATCAAGCCAGGCTGCGACGACAAGTAACTTGACTGGGACGACTGCTTCCACCGCGCGCGAGGCCGACCTGACATCTTTGCTTGTATTATCAGCTGCCATGATCGTTTTGGTGGTCCTGGTGGGTCTCTACTACTATGCGAGGGGACGCGGACGAGGGAAGGGGTGA